The Gossypium hirsutum isolate 1008001.06 chromosome D06, Gossypium_hirsutum_v2.1, whole genome shotgun sequence genome contains the following window.
GTTAGATTGCCCTTAAGATTAGAACTTGAGCCTGTCGCGAAATTCAACGGTGTCGAGGTATTGGTCTGGTACTGTGGTCGAATGTTAACAGTTACCCTTTGTGGATATGTgtttggttgtgcttggatgtttgTTGAGGTAAAGCCTGGAAGATATGCAGGGCCTTCATTATCATTCCCAAAGTGGACCACTgggttttttcctttttctaaccTCATATCCAATAACTGGGTTAACTGGCTCATCAAATTTCTTTGGATTTCTAGCATCTGATCCTTCATATCTTGTTGAAATTTGGCCAATTGCTCTAGCATCTGTATTTGCATCAGCTCTaatctctccaacctttggtccattccTTTAGTTTCTGTTCGGGTACCGCAGGAATGTTGGTTTtttagctgaaataattttactcaattagggTCTTTTAATGGTCCTTAATGCACATAATGTTGCGTAATACAAATGCATGAagtgaatgcaaaaagagacgttgattcttggttcaattctattagaacaactttactagaaaacaaatatctttacataaagcagatatatATACGATTTTGCCCTTATAGGCGGAgtcattcgatcctcttcttcattcaagcattaagataaatctcacgaactcttcaaaagggatgtctcttctatctcctttttacTTGATTCGGGCCGTGACTCGTTGCTCCTTTATCGTCGTGATGCTCATTGGCTTCCCTTTAAAAAAAAGTTCAGCGGCTTTTGAATAATCTTCGTCAGCTTGAGTCTTCGGGCAACGGAGCAATGGTtgtgtagtcctccattaaactattATCTTTCTCTTGTTATGTTTTCTCGGAACATATTCAGGCAACCGTATtatttccactttatcaagaaacccatttccttatgacaagctctctatttagtaatcgaactcgaatcaacatctcttttctaagatgcaaatgcaatgcaataatgatgtcatgcaatcaaaacaaaataaagccAAGTCAGTATCCCACCAAAAAGATATAATCCAATACAAACATTAAATAGCCAAAACATTTATTCAGGAATCCTCTAAGGTTTGGTATAGctctacctagggcaagttcctaaaGCTCACTATATGAGGCTTAGTTTCTAGagcaagggtacccgaaccagcagattcctcgatcttcaccattataggctcatatagatcaagttcagttcaggtggacacatttccctatggctgcacggagatgaaaatctcacgaagacatagatacggatgtatcccggaagcggtccactaccctgcacggaggtgaaaacctcacgaaggactagtttctcgctcccacttaagggtaaaatgcaaaaaatgcaaatgcaaagttACCAACATACCATGATGAAAAGTCAATGAGTGCGAAGGGAactcatgaatttttttaaaaaactttattttcGACACAAAGACAAACATAATCAGTTTATGGCTAGACTCtctaaagtccccagtggagtcgccaagctgtcgaaactgttttttgaaaacgaaaaatttaattgtcgactttaaaaataaaactggagtcgccaccgatcctttattagggtgtgatcggctcaccttaaaaattattttggcctacgaattttgagaaaacgagttcgggagtcaattacgcacgaggaagggttagcaccctcgtaacgtccaaaatcggtaccaaattgattatttgatgtcttagtgtcgacggtttaaaaaagattttaaaatcaactcaaacGATGGAATTTGAAAATGGATAATCAATTgctcaagtcatgtaaagaaatcgagtcccaatacgttagggtacaattctcATAATCCctgaactttgaatatcacttttattttatgtgaaaattttcattttgagaaaataacatgccacacccaatgcgttaggacacaacaagttaagttcccgaaaatgatttttattctcatgcattttgaataaagaatattctcggtTATTTAGGATTagcaaagaaaatcggaacccaatacgttagggctcaatttcctcgaaaaccccaaactttgaatattggttttattcaaaataaaccttaaatcaagaaaaaatgatTTTGATTTATCGAAAAAAAACCAAGATTTATTTTCCAAAAGGTATATTAAAAAACTAATGTACAATATCAAGcaaatattttaacttaaaatatatatgtacatgtatttacaaaatatgtaaacgCAAGCACAATATACAAGTAAGtttgaaaatatgtgtatatatgtatataaaaaaacgAAAAATCTATTTACaataattttgattataaaatatgaaaaatatataaatattataaagtataaatgtacatacgtatatatgtatatagaatgtacatacgtatatatgtatatagaaactaagaaaatgaaataatagcaaaatatataaaaatatatgtatatgtattaaaaacattcaaaatatatatatctattagcATACACATGCGTATATATGtaaggataataataataataataataataatagtaataataataataataataataataataataatagtaataaagtcATAGtataacataatttttaaaaaatgaaaaaaaataaaaaagggttaaattgaactaaaaaaagaaaaaaaagctaaaTTCGAAATAAATCTGAAAACAGGACCACATTGAATGCGTGCGCAAGTgtggaggaccaaaagggaaattattcccgccttccaaaacgctgcgcagcagcatgggccaaattgaaacagaaataaaatttgcgggaaaatttaaaagaaatcagaagcttaatttaaacacACCGCAAGACCAGGGGGACCGAAtgcgcaaatagaccatttaaGGTCTGACGCGCGGACCCTGGaaccgggtcgggtcgacgcacGGGTTCCCcctccaaacggcgtcgtttcgctCTTATTATAAAGcaaaaatttcctttttaaaaaaaatcacttttctcctttcttttacaaaaagaaaaaaaataaccctagcaagggttttcattttcttctctGCCGCCGCCGCCAACGGGGTTCCTCATGGCTCAATCATCGCCCCAGCCTCCGATCGCGACGGAGGGGGACCGTTTCGATGGTTTAGGCGAAAAAGGTTAGTCCTTTTCCCTTTTTTACTTTCGTATgcacagaaacaaacaaaaataaaagaaaactaaaaaaaaattctaataagtCACCTTAAAACTGATATTTGCTCTCTATTGATTTTTCTCTGTGATTTTTACATGTCCCCCCCACTTTACACTGACCTTTCACGACTTTAAATAGTCGAAATAGAAAagagagcaaaaaaaaaatcacaaaagatAATTCTGTTTGGCATTGTCCCCGATTTTTGCTATTCTTCTGCCTTTTGTTGTGTTTGTACGCCTCTTTTTCGCAGGTTTGGTGGCTGTTGAGTGCGTGCGACATGCGCGGAGCAGCAAGCGTGACGTGCGGGAGCAACTGGCGTGATGTGCGGCGCTTGCGGAGGGGTGGTTGCGGCTTGCGGCGACGGCAGAGAAGATAGGGTTTTTTGTTTTAGGCTGATGGGGCTACTAGTtgttgggtttagggtttgggccCAGTGCTTGTTTGTTAGTTTGGGCCTGGGTGTTATTGGTTGGTTTTTTCCTTGAACGGGCAGGGCACATTTGGGCTTATACAgatgggtatcgcgatatccaggGTGTAGTATCGTGATACCAAAAAAAATCCATTAAATCCCCTGTTTTTGTCAAAACACAACTTTGGTACCAATTTCATAACAACCTTTCAAACTTCTCGTTTGGTTCATTTTACACAACATTTTCCTACACAAAAACTTaccaaatacatgccaaaacatagCATTTAACCAATTCCAATCATCCATTCCAATATACCTCAATTGCGTATCAAAACCTACCAATCCAACCTATTCAAACTTATATACAATCATGTCTTTTAGCCATTCTAATCATCATTTTTTCCATACCATCTCACActcaaatttatcattcaaaagccatatataacttaacatattaccaaaacatacacacacaaacacataaatatatatgaaCATTAGCTCACCCAAAATCAAGCATTAATCAAGGTTCAAACCAAAACTATCATTCCCAAGTTAACACATATATAAActtctatgtacatgccacataaccagaCTTTAGAATGTTTGAAAGATTATCAATTTAATAAAGAGATAGTTTGAGCTTCTCGACGATCCGCTTAACATGTTCTGCAAATTGATAATCTACATGGAAAGGGAAAACAACAGGTTAAGCATATTGAATGCTTTGTAAATTCACAGGCAATAAACAACAACTTACATCCATTTACAATTTAATACGATAAGCTACTAGCTTGACGAGTTTGCCTAAACATGGCAACCACATATCAATAAggtgagctcaatatataattGTATCATATAGTAATTCAAACATGTAACATTCCAATTCACTGATAATCAACATTACAATGATATTCACATAATCAATCAacattttaatcaattaaatatcatattcatatAATTTTCTGAATCGAATCGATTGATTCATCACATTCTCATATCAAGCCTCTGGACTTGTATGTCTAGTTTGTATAATCTTTCGTATACTACTGAAATTCATATATCCTTTAAGCATTATTTCACAATATCAATTCATTTGATGTACCATTATCAACTTTACATTATATATCCCTATTAACTTAACTCAAACTCaaatggatacacggatccaaccaacacaccaaatttgacacctagtgcctcatcgaaaAATCTAAAGTAAATATATTGCATCCAACTCTCAACAGTATAACCGAAGTATAAGTTGTGCCCAGCACTCATCAGCATGTAGTCAAAGCAACTCGTACTCTGTCACATCCCGAAAATCGGGTTAaaagaaattgggttagtgaaaccAAGAGTGGCCACGTCTTGATTTCAAGTTAAGATTGTGAAATATTGTCAAGTAATTTATTCTGGTTCAATGGTTAGCTGTTGTGCTTGTGTGAGTGAGGTTTTGAGTTTGAATCTTTCccttaaatttttgttattttttccaAACCCCTATCTTTGATCATCTGgcataaataatattttcactCAACTGAATGAACCTATTAGTTTTTCTTCCGTTGTTACGATCTTCGCTTTTGagatttttgtttaatattttaaaaaaattgggaaatagtttcacatttaaaatataaattttaaaatataataaaaaaacccCACTCACCCGACTATCCAAGAAAAAAATCCTCATTCGTCGTTGAGCTtcttgtataataataaaaaaaacccttCACCCTTTggcttctttttattttgttaattttgaatttattgaattatgaatttttatttgtgAGTTTTATTAGtgagtattttatataattaataaacattttatatttgaaatttatttagtatcatttatttgatatttgtaaatattttttttaaatatcgatAAATCCAAAATGGtacaccaaaacataccaataccGGTATGTACTAGTTCTAATAGAAAAATGATGTGTCCATCAGTGCGATACTCACTACCTTGGTCTCAACTCAGGTTACCAAAAGTCCCTTATTTTTACAAGGTAATAGATATTATTTTGAGGGcaattttatcttttcatataaaatttagaaaatatccATTACTTTTCAtaaaaatagatattattttcaattaaaatatatattattttgaaaataattttattttatttagataaaatctaaaaaaaaacttgTACATAGGTGTGCCACatctaataaaatattaaaatgtttttatgttttttttttaaaattaatgaactataatttttatttttaaaatatgaactcAAATTAGTTCTTAAAACGAACAAATAATCTAAACCGTAAAGCAagtagttgatttcaaaataatgcTATCACCACTCAGTCCGTAATTGAAAAATCACCACACCATGTCAGATCACACAACAATTTTATCAATCGTAAGTATTGGGAGCATCATGTACCAAACTCCACCTTTgtcctaaatttttaaaaacagtCGAGGAAGACGTGAAGAATTAGTAATAACTTTGACATGCAAAAGTGACAAAAAGTAgtgtatataaatacatacatcgccttcttcatttcttcaaaGAAATCTCTAAATTTGTCAAATAGAgattaacccaaaaaaaaacaGAACACCATGAGCTTGAAGTCCTCAGCTAGCGTTTACAATCAAGCTTTGCCATATGTGGCCATGGTTTTAATGCGATTCGGCTCTGCCGGTATGCCCATAGTTGCCAAATACGCTCTTAACAGAGGTATGAGCCAACATGTTTTAGTGGTTTACCGGTTCATCATTGCCACTCTTGTTCTTGCTCCTTTCGCCATTGTTTTCGACaggtttggttttttttttttttgtttatgtttgaGTTCGGAATTGGTCCCGGAAATCACAATCCGAATGATGTTCTTTTTTTGCAGGAAAGTTCGGCCGAAGATGACCTTATCTGTCTTTGTTCAGATAGCTTTGTTGGGCTTATTAGAGTAATCAAATCTTAAACCATTAACCAAGTTTTTCGGTGTTAATCGTGATCGTGGACGTAAGGTTTGATTTTTCTTACAGGCCTGCTATCGACCAGAACTTGTATTATACCGGCATAAAGTACACGACAGCAACCGTGGCGACCGCCTTGTGCAATGTTCTACCAGCCTTTGTGTTTTTGCTAGCTTGGGTTTGCAGGTAAATTAGCAGTTGATTGCAAATAAAATATGACTAGAAACGTTTATTTTACGGAAAAATGAATTTTTCCATATTTTCCGATCTTGAAAGTTGATATTTTTGCAGGCTTGAGAAAGTTGATGTGAGGAAAGTGAAGTGCCAAGCAAAGATTTTGGGGACCATTGGAACTGTTGCAGGAGCAATGATTATGACAATGGTTTATGGGCCAATGTTGCCATTGCCATGGACCAAAGTCAATAATCATCACCAATCTACTAACACTGATGCAAAAAACAATGAAGATGCTCTAAAGGGTGCTGTCATGATCCTTGTAGGATGTGTTTGTTGGGCATGTTTTGTCATTCTTCAAGTAAGAAATCCAAATTTGGACCCTCTCATGTTACTTcaattcttcatttttcttaaaatttctgtATTAACTCTCCtatttatcacatatatataagaaTATAATTCTTTAAAGGCAAATACTCGTGCCAGACACTCACATTCAAATTTGAGTACTATTCATATACATACCTAGGTCTAATACTTACAATTAAGTCCGAGTAACATAGGTTTTGAGTCAAATTGAAAAGCAAATTCAATATAGATTTTTTGAGTTATAACCATGTTTTGGTCTTTGTATAGGCGATTACCCTAAAATCATACCCTGCTGAGCTCTCCTTAACAACATTAGTTTGCTTTATGGGCGCAATTGAAGGTGGCATTGTTGCCTTAGTAATGGAAAGGGGCAATGCTGCTGCTTGGGCCATTCACTGGGATTCTAAACTCTTTGCTGTAGTTTACAGTGTAAGAAAGCCCTTTTTTTCTCATCACGGATTTAAATTATGATAGTATCGAATCACATTTATCACAATTACAGACAAACGTAAcatcatattcaattttttttttggcagGGAATTATATGTTCCGGGGTTGCTTATTATATAGGAGCAATGGTGATTCAAGCAAAGGGCCCTGTTTTCTTTGCGTCATTTAACCCTTTAACAATGGTTATAGTTGCCATTATGAGCTCCTTTATCTTTTCTGAGATAATGTATTTAGGAAGGTACGTAATTTGCATATCTGAATCTTCTGTTTTTTGGAACACTTAGAAATAAAAGTAGCTTTCATTTGGATTcactatttttaaatataaataaagtaaattgCTTCCTAAGCTAAATACTTTTAATCGAGACAATTTACAATTATGTATTAAACTTTATGGGATCCCACATAACTTAGTCCACCAATATCATATCAACTTTTAGAAagggaaaaatatatatttagtttcgttaattacaaatattttatataatccaCATTTTAtcctaatttttctaaaataaatttctTGGCTTCACTCTCGTGGTCTGAATTAGTTATTTAATGAAATATAAATTCAGTAGTGTCAATTATTCAAAagatggtaaaagtatcatggaaatCGTTGTGTTAGaagtcagattacattttataCTTTTCACTCAACAAATGAGCAAATTAGTGCATCTACGTTACATCAAAGAGTAAATTAGGccttttgttaaaaaattattttacttttaaaaaccGGTCCCTATTCGTCAGTATGCGGTATACATGGCACGTCATGTGTCACTGTGTAGTTATTCCGTCAATCACGccaatttttaataatacaagtggataataattttaatagaaataatcaatttacttttttatcTAACACACAGATTAATTtgtctatattttttaaaaatagaatgaGTAAATCTTAATACAAAAACTTTTATAATACTTTAATGGTCAAAATATGCATAGTTTGGGATGAATTTCCCTTTAACCATTAGGTGACAGTTTTTGATGGACTGTGTCACCAAAAAGCCTAATTAATCAACACAAAAGACAATTCAATAGTTTtctatattttttctttcttacatgatatatttaaaactaatttGATGTCAACTCAAATGCCAAACAATTGCAGGGTAATTGGAGCAATGGTGATAGTTGTAGGGCTTTACATGGTCTTGTGGGGAAAAAGCAAAGATCAGATTTCGTCAGATTCATCGAACAACACTAAGGATGAAATTCCCATTAGTGGTGATGAACTTCAAATGGCCACTCAAACAACAACACCCATTTCCAATCAAGATTTTGTAGTTTTGGATTTAAACAAAGGGGATGTTTCTAATCAGTCTTCCAAAAACAACCccaaataaaatatcattatatatatCTGATAAGCTTATTTTAATTGTTTGGTTTGGCCTAATTAGCCATTTGGTTTTATCAATCTAGGGTTccatgctctcttttttttttctagatttagATTTGGATTTGTCCATCTGTATCAAAATAAAGATTaaggaataattttttttcttgaaatccACTAATGTATATTTGATGGATGTTTATTTATGAACGATGAAATagacacaaatttaaaaataatatatttttttaattccacaACTAAAgctaagtaaaattaaaaaattggcaTACGTCTCAAttctttgtatatatttatttttaatattttattataccgtATAACATTTTGTTATAACGTCTATCATGTTCTCCATACCTTATAACCACCTTATACATAATAAAGCATCATAGTGCAGACCCATTAAAAAGTCCCTATACAATCTCAAGAAATTTTATCTTCTCCCCCACGAAAATCCTATTTTGCATCATACTTCATTTTTTGACTTTTTACCATTTTAAGTGAATCGATTCAAATTTGTATCAATGCATGTGATTAATTTATACCTAAATATTGGAAGATGTTTtgtgattgaaaaaaaaaagtgtagagaaattttctttattggaaaGTGTTGGTGTGGATTTCTGAAGTGGATTCCCATTGAGAAAAATAATAGTAGCACCAAACTGAAAACGAGTTCTAAAGGAGCACGACAATGAATGCAACAATATGTAAAGATTAAAACAGTATTATGTTGGGATCTTGGTCAGCCCCAGTTGTTATCAATTATTatcattaaaatgataaaataaaaaaaaaggctttATTAAGTGCAAAAGCAATGAATCATTTATAACATCCTAGGAAAATAAATGTGTAGATTAAAGATTAACAAATAAACAAATCATATTCTTTGGAATCCAAAGAAAAGCATTTTAAAATATTCTACAAAGatgccttttttttttggtttattgtATCACAATTGCATACTTAGTAATTATGAGAATGACAGCCACCTTAcattataaaactttatttttcataccttaaatgttttaaattaagaTTAGTTTAAATTGTGGtttgagttttagctcgattggtaTGGATATTGTTGTTAATGTAGGACGATGAGAATTCAAGTGTGCTAAAGctcattatcctcctatttatgggttggagaaGAGCTATGGGTAATTCTAAGCATGATGTAAAAAAGAGTC
Protein-coding sequences here:
- the LOC121218584 gene encoding WAT1-related protein At2g39510 — encoded protein: MSLKSSASVYNQALPYVAMVLMRFGSAGMPIVAKYALNRGMSQHVLVVYRFIIATLVLAPFAIVFDRKVRPKMTLSVFVQIALLGLLEPAIDQNLYYTGIKYTTATVATALCNVLPAFVFLLAWVCRLEKVDVRKVKCQAKILGTIGTVAGAMIMTMVYGPMLPLPWTKVNNHHQSTNTDAKNNEDALKGAVMILVGCVCWACFVILQAITLKSYPAELSLTTLVCFMGAIEGGIVALVMERGNAAAWAIHWDSKLFAVVYSGIICSGVAYYIGAMVIQAKGPVFFASFNPLTMVIVAIMSSFIFSEIMYLGRVIGAMVIVVGLYMVLWGKSKDQISSDSSNNTKDEIPISGDELQMATQTTTPISNQDFVVLDLNKGDVSNQSSKNNPK